A part of Saccopteryx bilineata isolate mSacBil1 chromosome 8, mSacBil1_pri_phased_curated, whole genome shotgun sequence genomic DNA contains:
- the TFG gene encoding protein TFG isoform X1 → MNGQLDLSGKLIIKAQLGEDIRRIPIHNEDITYDELVLMMQRVFRGKLLSNDEVTIKYKDEDGDLITIFDSSDLSFAIQCSRILKLTLFVNGQPRPLESSQVKYLRQELIELRNKVNRLLDSLEPPGEPGPSTSIPENDTVDGREEKPAASDSSGKQSTQVMAASMSAFDPLKNQDEINKNVMSAFGLTDDQVSGPPSAPAEDRSGTPDSIASSSSAAHPPGVQPQQPPYAGAQTQAGQSEGQMYQQYPQQAGYGAQQPQAPQPQYGIQYAAGYSPQTAPQQPQQFPGYGQQPASQAPASTFSGQPQQLPAQAPQQYPASSYPAHTYAAQTSQPANYTVAPASQPGAYQPRPGFTQAPGSTVTPPPSGPNPYARNRPPFGQGYTQPGPGYR, encoded by the exons ATGAATGGACAGTTGGACCTAAGTGGGAAGCTAATCATCAAAGCTCAACTTGGGGAGGATATTCGACGAATTCCCATTCATAATGAAGATATTACTTACGACGAATTAGTGCTAATGATGCAGCGAGTTTTCAGAGGAAAACTTCTGAGTAACGATGAAGTTACAATAAAGTATAAAGATGAAG aTGGAGATCTTATAACAATTTTTGATAGTTCTGACCTTTCCTTTGCAATTCAGTGTAGTAGAATACTGAAACTAACATTATTTG ttaatgGCCAGCCAAGACCTCTTGAATCAAGTCAGGTGAAGTATCTCCGTCAAGAACTCATAGAACTTCGAAATAAAGTGAACCGCTTATTGGACAGCTTGGAACCACCTGGAGAACCAGGACCTTCCACCAGTATTCCTGAAAATG ACACTGTGGATGGTAGGGAAGAAAAGCCTGCTGCTTCTGATTCTTCTGGAAAACAGTCTACTCAGGTTATGGCAGCAAGTATGTCAGCCTTTGATCCTCTAAAAAACCAAGATGAGATCAATAAAAATGTCATGTCCGCGTTTGGCTTAACAGATGATCAGGTTTCAG GGCCGCCCAGCGCTCCTGCAGAAGACCGCTCAGGAACTCCGGACAGcattgcttcctcctcctctgcagcGCACCCCCCAGGCGTCCAGCCCCAGCAGCCGCCGTATGCAGGAGCTCAGACTCAAGCAGGTCAGAGTGAAG gTCAGATGTACCAGCAGTACCCGCAGCAGGCCGGGTATGGCGCCCAGCAGCCGCAGGCACCGCAGCCGCAGTACGGCATCCAGTATGCAG CAGGCTATAGTCCGCAGACTGCACCCCAACAACCTCAGCAGTTCCCGGGGTACGGCCAGCAGCCAGCTTCCCAGGCCCCAGCCTCCACCTTCTCCGGCCAGCCTCAGCAGCTGCCTGCCCAGGCACCGCAGCAGTACCCGGCGAGCAGTTACCCCGCGCACACCTACGCCGCCCAGACTTCTCAGCCTGCTAATTACACCGTGGCCCCTGCCTCGCAGCCTGGGGCCTACCAGCCAAGACCAGGTTTCACTCAAGCTCCTGGAAGTACCGTGACCCCTCCTCCAAGTGGGCCCAACCCTTACGCACGTAACCGCCCCCCCTTTGGTCAGGGCTATACCCAGCCTGGCCCCGGTTACCGATAG
- the TFG gene encoding protein TFG isoform X2: MNGQLDLSGKLIIKAQLGEDIRRIPIHNEDITYDELVLMMQRVFRGKLLSNDEVTIKYKDEDGDLITIFDSSDLSFAIQCSRILKLTLFVNGQPRPLESSQVKYLRQELIELRNKVNRLLDSLEPPGEPGPSTSIPENDTVDGREEKPAASDSSGKQSTQVMAASMSAFDPLKNQDEINKNVMSAFGLTDDQVSGPPSAPAEDRSGTPDSIASSSSAAHPPGVQPQQPPYAGAQTQAGQSEGQMYQQYPQQAGYGAQQPQAPQPQYGIQYAGYSPQTAPQQPQQFPGYGQQPASQAPASTFSGQPQQLPAQAPQQYPASSYPAHTYAAQTSQPANYTVAPASQPGAYQPRPGFTQAPGSTVTPPPSGPNPYARNRPPFGQGYTQPGPGYR; this comes from the exons ATGAATGGACAGTTGGACCTAAGTGGGAAGCTAATCATCAAAGCTCAACTTGGGGAGGATATTCGACGAATTCCCATTCATAATGAAGATATTACTTACGACGAATTAGTGCTAATGATGCAGCGAGTTTTCAGAGGAAAACTTCTGAGTAACGATGAAGTTACAATAAAGTATAAAGATGAAG aTGGAGATCTTATAACAATTTTTGATAGTTCTGACCTTTCCTTTGCAATTCAGTGTAGTAGAATACTGAAACTAACATTATTTG ttaatgGCCAGCCAAGACCTCTTGAATCAAGTCAGGTGAAGTATCTCCGTCAAGAACTCATAGAACTTCGAAATAAAGTGAACCGCTTATTGGACAGCTTGGAACCACCTGGAGAACCAGGACCTTCCACCAGTATTCCTGAAAATG ACACTGTGGATGGTAGGGAAGAAAAGCCTGCTGCTTCTGATTCTTCTGGAAAACAGTCTACTCAGGTTATGGCAGCAAGTATGTCAGCCTTTGATCCTCTAAAAAACCAAGATGAGATCAATAAAAATGTCATGTCCGCGTTTGGCTTAACAGATGATCAGGTTTCAG GGCCGCCCAGCGCTCCTGCAGAAGACCGCTCAGGAACTCCGGACAGcattgcttcctcctcctctgcagcGCACCCCCCAGGCGTCCAGCCCCAGCAGCCGCCGTATGCAGGAGCTCAGACTCAAGCAGGTCAGAGTGAAG gTCAGATGTACCAGCAGTACCCGCAGCAGGCCGGGTATGGCGCCCAGCAGCCGCAGGCACCGCAGCCGCAGTACGGCATCCAGTATGCAG GCTATAGTCCGCAGACTGCACCCCAACAACCTCAGCAGTTCCCGGGGTACGGCCAGCAGCCAGCTTCCCAGGCCCCAGCCTCCACCTTCTCCGGCCAGCCTCAGCAGCTGCCTGCCCAGGCACCGCAGCAGTACCCGGCGAGCAGTTACCCCGCGCACACCTACGCCGCCCAGACTTCTCAGCCTGCTAATTACACCGTGGCCCCTGCCTCGCAGCCTGGGGCCTACCAGCCAAGACCAGGTTTCACTCAAGCTCCTGGAAGTACCGTGACCCCTCCTCCAAGTGGGCCCAACCCTTACGCACGTAACCGCCCCCCCTTTGGTCAGGGCTATACCCAGCCTGGCCCCGGTTACCGATAG
- the TFG gene encoding protein TFG isoform X4, whose protein sequence is MNGQLDLSGKLIIKAQLGEDIRRIPIHNEDITYDELVLMMQRVFRGKLLSNDEVTIKYKDEDGDLITIFDSSDLSFAIQCSRILKLTLFVNGQPRPLESSQVKYLRQELIELRNKVNRLLDSLEPPGEPGPSTSIPENDTVDGREEKPAASDSSGKQSTQVMAASMSAFDPLKNQDEINKNVMSAFGLTDDQVSGPPSAPAEDRSGTPDSIASSSSAAHPPGVQPQQPPYAGAQTQAGQMYQQYPQQAGYGAQQPQAPQPQYGIQYAGYSPQTAPQQPQQFPGYGQQPASQAPASTFSGQPQQLPAQAPQQYPASSYPAHTYAAQTSQPANYTVAPASQPGAYQPRPGFTQAPGSTVTPPPSGPNPYARNRPPFGQGYTQPGPGYR, encoded by the exons ATGAATGGACAGTTGGACCTAAGTGGGAAGCTAATCATCAAAGCTCAACTTGGGGAGGATATTCGACGAATTCCCATTCATAATGAAGATATTACTTACGACGAATTAGTGCTAATGATGCAGCGAGTTTTCAGAGGAAAACTTCTGAGTAACGATGAAGTTACAATAAAGTATAAAGATGAAG aTGGAGATCTTATAACAATTTTTGATAGTTCTGACCTTTCCTTTGCAATTCAGTGTAGTAGAATACTGAAACTAACATTATTTG ttaatgGCCAGCCAAGACCTCTTGAATCAAGTCAGGTGAAGTATCTCCGTCAAGAACTCATAGAACTTCGAAATAAAGTGAACCGCTTATTGGACAGCTTGGAACCACCTGGAGAACCAGGACCTTCCACCAGTATTCCTGAAAATG ACACTGTGGATGGTAGGGAAGAAAAGCCTGCTGCTTCTGATTCTTCTGGAAAACAGTCTACTCAGGTTATGGCAGCAAGTATGTCAGCCTTTGATCCTCTAAAAAACCAAGATGAGATCAATAAAAATGTCATGTCCGCGTTTGGCTTAACAGATGATCAGGTTTCAG GGCCGCCCAGCGCTCCTGCAGAAGACCGCTCAGGAACTCCGGACAGcattgcttcctcctcctctgcagcGCACCCCCCAGGCGTCCAGCCCCAGCAGCCGCCGTATGCAGGAGCTCAGACTCAAGCAG gTCAGATGTACCAGCAGTACCCGCAGCAGGCCGGGTATGGCGCCCAGCAGCCGCAGGCACCGCAGCCGCAGTACGGCATCCAGTATGCAG GCTATAGTCCGCAGACTGCACCCCAACAACCTCAGCAGTTCCCGGGGTACGGCCAGCAGCCAGCTTCCCAGGCCCCAGCCTCCACCTTCTCCGGCCAGCCTCAGCAGCTGCCTGCCCAGGCACCGCAGCAGTACCCGGCGAGCAGTTACCCCGCGCACACCTACGCCGCCCAGACTTCTCAGCCTGCTAATTACACCGTGGCCCCTGCCTCGCAGCCTGGGGCCTACCAGCCAAGACCAGGTTTCACTCAAGCTCCTGGAAGTACCGTGACCCCTCCTCCAAGTGGGCCCAACCCTTACGCACGTAACCGCCCCCCCTTTGGTCAGGGCTATACCCAGCCTGGCCCCGGTTACCGATAG
- the TFG gene encoding protein TFG isoform X3 — MNGQLDLSGKLIIKAQLGEDIRRIPIHNEDITYDELVLMMQRVFRGKLLSNDEVTIKYKDEDGDLITIFDSSDLSFAIQCSRILKLTLFVNGQPRPLESSQVKYLRQELIELRNKVNRLLDSLEPPGEPGPSTSIPENDTVDGREEKPAASDSSGKQSTQVMAASMSAFDPLKNQDEINKNVMSAFGLTDDQVSGPPSAPAEDRSGTPDSIASSSSAAHPPGVQPQQPPYAGAQTQAGQMYQQYPQQAGYGAQQPQAPQPQYGIQYAAGYSPQTAPQQPQQFPGYGQQPASQAPASTFSGQPQQLPAQAPQQYPASSYPAHTYAAQTSQPANYTVAPASQPGAYQPRPGFTQAPGSTVTPPPSGPNPYARNRPPFGQGYTQPGPGYR, encoded by the exons ATGAATGGACAGTTGGACCTAAGTGGGAAGCTAATCATCAAAGCTCAACTTGGGGAGGATATTCGACGAATTCCCATTCATAATGAAGATATTACTTACGACGAATTAGTGCTAATGATGCAGCGAGTTTTCAGAGGAAAACTTCTGAGTAACGATGAAGTTACAATAAAGTATAAAGATGAAG aTGGAGATCTTATAACAATTTTTGATAGTTCTGACCTTTCCTTTGCAATTCAGTGTAGTAGAATACTGAAACTAACATTATTTG ttaatgGCCAGCCAAGACCTCTTGAATCAAGTCAGGTGAAGTATCTCCGTCAAGAACTCATAGAACTTCGAAATAAAGTGAACCGCTTATTGGACAGCTTGGAACCACCTGGAGAACCAGGACCTTCCACCAGTATTCCTGAAAATG ACACTGTGGATGGTAGGGAAGAAAAGCCTGCTGCTTCTGATTCTTCTGGAAAACAGTCTACTCAGGTTATGGCAGCAAGTATGTCAGCCTTTGATCCTCTAAAAAACCAAGATGAGATCAATAAAAATGTCATGTCCGCGTTTGGCTTAACAGATGATCAGGTTTCAG GGCCGCCCAGCGCTCCTGCAGAAGACCGCTCAGGAACTCCGGACAGcattgcttcctcctcctctgcagcGCACCCCCCAGGCGTCCAGCCCCAGCAGCCGCCGTATGCAGGAGCTCAGACTCAAGCAG gTCAGATGTACCAGCAGTACCCGCAGCAGGCCGGGTATGGCGCCCAGCAGCCGCAGGCACCGCAGCCGCAGTACGGCATCCAGTATGCAG CAGGCTATAGTCCGCAGACTGCACCCCAACAACCTCAGCAGTTCCCGGGGTACGGCCAGCAGCCAGCTTCCCAGGCCCCAGCCTCCACCTTCTCCGGCCAGCCTCAGCAGCTGCCTGCCCAGGCACCGCAGCAGTACCCGGCGAGCAGTTACCCCGCGCACACCTACGCCGCCCAGACTTCTCAGCCTGCTAATTACACCGTGGCCCCTGCCTCGCAGCCTGGGGCCTACCAGCCAAGACCAGGTTTCACTCAAGCTCCTGGAAGTACCGTGACCCCTCCTCCAAGTGGGCCCAACCCTTACGCACGTAACCGCCCCCCCTTTGGTCAGGGCTATACCCAGCCTGGCCCCGGTTACCGATAG